The Mucilaginibacter mallensis genome has a segment encoding these proteins:
- a CDS encoding Dps family protein: MKTNIGISDENRKAVSDQLTKLLADEFILYTKTRNAHWNVEGPDFHTMHLFFESQYEQLDEIMDSVAERIRKIGHYAPATLTQFLQLTHLTEKGADKNDSMSFLKELLEDHESIIEFIRGNINPIANDFNDAGTSDFLTGLMETHEGMAWFLRAHFK; encoded by the coding sequence ATGAAAACGAACATCGGAATCTCTGACGAAAACAGGAAAGCAGTTTCAGATCAGCTAACCAAATTACTGGCTGATGAATTTATTTTATACACCAAAACAAGAAATGCGCATTGGAATGTTGAAGGTCCCGACTTTCATACCATGCACCTGTTTTTTGAAAGCCAGTACGAGCAATTGGATGAAATAATGGACAGCGTTGCTGAACGTATCCGCAAAATAGGTCATTACGCACCGGCTACGCTTACCCAGTTTTTGCAGCTTACCCACTTAACCGAAAAAGGTGCCGATAAAAATGACAGTATGAGCTTCCTGAAAGAATTACTGGAAGACCATGAAAGCATTATTGAGTTTATCCGTGGCAATATTAACCCTATAGCAAACGATTTTAATGATGCCGGCACCAGCGACTTTTTAACCGGACTGATGGAAACACATGAAGGCATGGCCTGGTTCCTACGTGCGCACTTTAAATAA
- a CDS encoding type III polyketide synthase, with protein MPSIIAVSKIELPHKTTQQEVKAQAERMFSVNFPQTKRLIFAFDNTEIITRNFCKPISYYTSTTTFEERNIEYINTALEYSVQAIEACVAKAGISKDDITDLIFVSTSGLATPSMDALIINKMRLNPHVRRSPLWGLGCGGGVSGMAKANAMAKADPDAVVLLVAVELCSLTLIKNDYSKSNFIGSSLFSDGIAACIVKGDNHTENKKITYFDSSSKLYYDSLEVMGWEFQDTGFKVLFSKDIPAFINENVLHDITEFLTKHNLTLSDIKNFIFHPGGKKVLDAYKDALPVEGDFLQKTREVMNDNGNMSSVTVLYVLEKFLREGFNDGFGLMMAMGPGFSSEMVLLEMKN; from the coding sequence ATGCCTTCAATAATAGCCGTCTCAAAAATAGAATTACCCCATAAAACCACACAACAAGAAGTAAAAGCGCAGGCAGAGCGTATGTTCTCGGTTAATTTTCCGCAAACCAAACGGCTTATATTTGCCTTTGACAATACGGAGATCATCACCCGTAATTTTTGCAAGCCCATATCTTATTATACCAGTACAACCACTTTCGAGGAGCGTAATATTGAATACATCAATACCGCGCTGGAGTACTCTGTGCAGGCCATTGAAGCTTGCGTGGCGAAAGCAGGCATCAGCAAAGATGATATTACCGACCTTATTTTTGTATCAACCAGCGGACTGGCAACACCAAGCATGGATGCGCTTATTATTAATAAAATGCGGCTTAACCCGCATGTAAGGCGTTCGCCTTTGTGGGGTTTGGGTTGCGGCGGTGGGGTATCGGGTATGGCAAAGGCTAACGCTATGGCAAAGGCCGATCCTGACGCGGTGGTATTACTGGTAGCAGTGGAGCTTTGCTCGCTTACGCTGATAAAGAACGATTACAGCAAAAGTAATTTTATAGGCTCAAGCCTGTTTTCGGATGGGATAGCAGCCTGTATAGTAAAAGGCGATAATCATACTGAAAATAAAAAAATAACCTATTTTGATTCCAGCAGCAAACTGTATTATGATTCATTGGAAGTAATGGGATGGGAGTTCCAGGATACGGGCTTCAAGGTGTTATTCTCAAAGGATATACCTGCGTTTATTAATGAAAATGTATTGCATGATATCACCGAGTTTTTAACAAAGCATAACCTTACTCTAAGCGATATCAAAAACTTTATTTTTCATCCCGGAGGCAAAAAAGTATTGGATGCCTATAAGGATGCCTTGCCTGTTGAAGGCGATTTTTTGCAAAAAACGCGCGAGGTGATGAACGATAATGGCAACATGTCGAGCGTTACGGTTTTGTATGTGCTCGAGAAATTTTTGCGCGAAGGCTTTAATGATGGCTTTGGTTTGATGATGGCCATGGGCCCGGGTTTTTCGAGCGAGATGGTGTTGCTGGAAATGAAGAATTAA
- the lysA gene encoding diaminopimelate decarboxylase yields MFNNDTINKFQSIETPFYYYDMGILRQTLEACTNASARYGFHVHYAMKANFNPKVLDMIQSFGIGADCVSGNEVKAAIEHGFAKEKVVFAGVGKSDKEINLALDADIFCFNVESVQELFIINDLAAAKNKKANVAIRINPNVDAHTHHFITTGLDENKFGINIWQLPDVADALRKCTNLQFLGIHFHIGSQITDMEVYKSLCTRINEMQDWFEDHGFPVKVLNTGGGLGVDYYNPDTNAFSDFESYFNVFKDFLNVRPGQEVHFELGRALVAQSASLISRVLYVKNGLKKNFLVLDAGMTELLRPMLYQAYHSIENLSQKSKVESQNLTQDIKYDVVGPICESTDCFRKDVDLPESFRGDLIAIRTAGAYAEVMASGYNLRNRAQSVYSE; encoded by the coding sequence ATGTTTAACAACGATACAATAAACAAATTCCAATCCATAGAAACCCCATTCTATTATTATGATATGGGTATTTTAAGGCAAACTTTAGAGGCTTGTACCAACGCATCGGCTAGATATGGTTTTCATGTGCACTATGCCATGAAGGCTAATTTTAACCCGAAGGTACTTGATATGATACAATCATTTGGCATTGGTGCCGATTGTGTGAGCGGTAACGAGGTAAAAGCAGCCATTGAACATGGCTTTGCAAAAGAAAAGGTTGTTTTTGCCGGTGTAGGTAAATCCGACAAGGAGATAAACCTGGCGCTTGATGCTGATATCTTCTGCTTTAATGTTGAATCGGTGCAGGAACTATTCATTATTAATGATCTGGCGGCAGCCAAAAATAAAAAGGCTAATGTAGCTATCCGTATCAACCCAAATGTGGATGCGCATACCCACCATTTTATTACTACCGGCCTTGACGAAAACAAATTCGGCATAAACATTTGGCAGCTGCCTGATGTGGCCGATGCCCTGCGCAAATGCACTAATCTGCAATTCCTGGGTATCCATTTCCATATCGGTTCACAAATTACGGATATGGAGGTGTACAAGAGCCTGTGCACCCGTATTAACGAGATGCAGGATTGGTTTGAGGATCATGGCTTCCCGGTTAAGGTTTTAAATACCGGCGGTGGTTTAGGTGTTGATTATTACAACCCGGATACCAATGCCTTTAGTGATTTTGAAAGCTACTTTAATGTATTTAAGGACTTCCTGAACGTAAGGCCTGGTCAGGAGGTACATTTTGAACTTGGTCGCGCGCTGGTTGCTCAAAGTGCTTCGCTTATCTCAAGGGTGCTATACGTTAAAAATGGCTTGAAAAAGAACTTCCTGGTGCTTGATGCAGGTATGACGGAGTTATTACGCCCTATGCTTTATCAGGCTTATCATAGTATTGAGAACTTAAGTCAAAAGTCAAAAGTCGAAAGTCAAAATTTGACCCAGGACATAAAATACGATGTAGTGGGCCCGATATGCGAGAGCACTGATTGTTTCCGCAAGGATGTTGATCTGCCTGAATCATTCCGCGGTGATCTGATCGCTATCCGTACCGCCGGTGCATATGCCGAGGTGATGGCATCTGGCTACAATTTGCGTAACAGGGCGCAGTCGGTTTATTCGGAATAA
- a CDS encoding DoxX family protein, with the protein MDLVHRIENWGDTHHPKLLDVVRVALGIFLFFKGLAFMDNTADLKGIIESQDSIVFPASALMILVYYVTFAHMVGGIMIALGILTRFTCILQIPIVVGAVFMNDVLISPINTELWLSIIALALLLVFMILGSGPLSLDRYLSSQSMED; encoded by the coding sequence ATGGATTTGGTTCACAGAATCGAAAATTGGGGTGATACCCATCACCCCAAACTTTTAGATGTAGTCCGGGTTGCACTCGGTATCTTTCTATTCTTTAAAGGCCTGGCCTTTATGGATAACACGGCAGATTTAAAAGGGATCATCGAGTCCCAGGATTCAATCGTGTTTCCCGCATCAGCATTAATGATATTGGTTTACTATGTAACCTTTGCCCACATGGTGGGTGGTATCATGATAGCATTGGGTATTTTAACCCGTTTTACCTGCATTTTACAAATACCAATTGTTGTAGGTGCTGTATTTATGAACGATGTATTGATATCTCCTATCAATACCGAATTATGGCTTTCCATAATTGCATTAGCTTTATTACTTGTTTTTATGATCCTTGGCTCAGGGCCGCTCTCGTTGGACAGATACCTGTCGAGTCAAAGCATGGAAGATTAA
- a CDS encoding isoprenylcysteine carboxyl methyltransferase family protein, translating to MYFIPFIVFVITQRLSELYIARRNEKWLRSEGAIEYGRGHYPYIVALHTLFIISIIVEYILRPSLSMDFVFLLLFILLLGFKFWALSSLGKYWNTKIFRVPGSGPVKKGPYKLFKHPNYFIVICEIVIIPMVFHLYYTAVIFTVLNAIMLTVRIRVENKVWAK from the coding sequence ATGTACTTCATACCCTTCATCGTATTTGTCATCACCCAGCGCCTATCTGAGCTATATATTGCCCGTCGTAACGAAAAATGGCTGCGTTCAGAAGGTGCAATAGAGTACGGTAGAGGGCATTACCCATATATAGTAGCGCTGCATACGCTGTTTATTATTTCCATTATTGTGGAGTATATACTGCGCCCAAGTTTGTCAATGGATTTTGTTTTCCTGCTGCTGTTTATACTACTGCTTGGCTTTAAATTCTGGGCGCTATCCTCATTAGGTAAATACTGGAACACCAAAATATTCCGCGTGCCGGGGAGTGGTCCGGTTAAAAAAGGGCCTTATAAGCTGTTTAAGCATCCTAATTACTTTATCGTGATCTGTGAGATCGTTATTATCCCGATGGTGTTCCACCTGTATTATACAGCTGTTATTTTTACTGTGCTAAACGCGATAATGCTTACAGTGAGGATAAGGGTGGAGAATAAGGTTTGGGCTAAATAA
- a CDS encoding alpha-2-macroglobulin family protein, whose translation MLITGLLFFITNARAQDKYQTISNRIDSLAGVGLPKSALKEVDELEKLARQNKNTPQQIKAVIYRMTFQSYLEENAYPAIISRLKKDVQQAKYPAKPVLQSLLAEMYWKYYDQNRYRFTQRSQLLKPDTDFNKWDLKTIINETSGLYKLSLADARQEQATPITVLDGVLQGDTATRYLRPTLYDMLVQRAFDFYLSDEPALTKPRLPFSLNDAAFFGDSRTFAALPVKTTDTASTYYQSIKYLQQATNFHLQMHQGEALADIDLQRLKFLYSKSTVNHKDSLYLSALKQIATTFAKKPISAEALVLQGQYYQGLDSLTIAYNYFKQAVSAYPQSLGGKNAAVLMKGIEQKEISATVENINMPGKPLLALLTYKNITSANVLVYRLSAAQLQDYNTGDTISTLPKYRINLLKKLKAVQNQDLKWTDPGDFRGHSVEFKLGALAAGNYVLLIKDGASDDETLTGLADFRISSLAYTARKNPDNNIEIRVMDRETGKPLSGVQVSINAKVSTYDNKAKNTYWTDLNDSGNTDRDGKFISTKYARMNGLSIKFIFKGDTLSEQSKYINGAEDRTDNDDEPEDKTVLFTDRQIYRSGQTIYFKGLQLQTLKGKSKIMPGKAEEVDFMDVNNKQVSSLQLTTNEFGSFSGSFIIPQSMLNGEVRIKTADGDINVQVEEYKRPTFQVEFLRVKESYKLNDSVTVKGKVTAFSGYGLSQARVTYHITRSQNIRFMPYKRGVPYRYNYNNPTTEIKADTILTDNQGNYSIKFKAIPGESASAENYNYTINADVTDESDETHSGQTTVTIGNNDIKIIDNIPARAFAKDTYKVPVSISNLNNQPEKGEIKVEIYALKNPDQLFINRLWTTPDKYLLSKADFKANFPDYAYGNEDNEATWPRAQLISSVNLKTDTGKRDSISLDQLRKQASGIYQVVISARNEKGDTTSITKYVTLMADPPKASNTNEWVVPVLNSVKPGSNAEFLVGLNQKINVLMEYYNGAKLISSKWITIDNGQQNIKVPVAAADKNPAVQFLTVYHNRIYSSYQKIYITNPDNNLKVKFLTFNNKLEPGQAEQWKLQVSGANNEKLATEMVASLYDASLDDIAPSQNWSHALDPSQKYQPNYFAWNSYEFVNALNTMPVSYANFNYSTISRDYEQLNLFGYDYYGNYNNGYRQYQQRLQADNELREDYLKNAQLVKNGYDISGYVREGSGGPGLAGASVTIKGTSIATTTNSVGYFKIRVPINGTLVFTYVGYLKQEIATSKTGILNLKLAQDGSGLNEVVVVGYGVQKSIVVNGPVGNANKIMIRGTSSQLAEVALNGKVAGVQVVNDYGDQAFKADTSEFKASPYKQRQPIIRKNFNETAFFYPQLRTNDKGEILIDFIIPQSLTKWRFEAFAHTQQLQTGYIENEIVTQKQLSINANMPRFLREGDTLTVSARLANLTAGDLKGKVTIQLFNALTMQPVNLLLNPADSTKQVEIGANMNKGVSFKLVVPQGLDALTYRLTADAGNYSDGEENTLPVLPNRMLVTESMPMMVRAGKTSDYTFDKLINNTSTTLKSKTLTLEYTQNPAWYAVQALPYMMEFPYECSEQVFSRYYANSLATSLVNHMPVIKRVFDQWKNTNSTELLSNLEKNQDLKSTLLEETPWLQDAANESEQKKRIALLFDLNKMSNEMQLNLDKLQKRQLPDGGFTWFAGDQADRYITQHIIAGIGQLFHLNIATEKDQELKEISDKAIQYLDDQLVTDDKAAKKLPRYETRGLGSTEIHAWYALSYYTGKQMSTAVKSAFNNYLNRAAKQWVSQSIYEQGLIALTMQRNGKPLVAQAIIKSLKETAQQSDDLGMCWARNTYGYFWYQSPIETQSLMIELFTEAGNNQKSVEEMKIWLLRSKQTSDWKTTKATAAACYALLMKQDDWLSPNSSSAITLGGKPLEELKPDIKADAGTGYIKTSWADEQIKPAYGKVEIKNNGKSISWGALHWQYLEQLDKITPSKTDIHIDRKYFIVKQTDGGPVLTAVDATHQPKTGDLLKVVVYLQSGRDFEYVQLKDMRPAGTEPVDALSAYKYQDGLYYYQVTKDVATNFFISYLKKGNYVFEYQLRVAQPGDFSTGIATVQSMYAPEFNAHSEGERIIFTAPKAL comes from the coding sequence ATGCTGATAACTGGCTTGTTGTTTTTCATCACCAATGCCCGTGCACAGGATAAATATCAAACTATCAGCAACCGTATAGATTCGCTGGCTGGCGTTGGCTTACCCAAATCAGCACTTAAGGAAGTTGACGAACTGGAAAAACTGGCCCGGCAGAATAAGAATACCCCGCAACAAATTAAAGCTGTTATTTACCGCATGACTTTCCAGTCATACCTCGAAGAGAACGCCTATCCTGCTATTATCAGCAGGCTGAAAAAAGATGTTCAGCAGGCAAAATATCCGGCCAAACCGGTATTACAATCGCTGCTGGCCGAAATGTACTGGAAATATTACGACCAAAACCGTTACCGTTTTACCCAGCGTAGTCAGCTGTTAAAGCCCGATACCGATTTTAATAAATGGGACCTCAAAACCATTATAAACGAAACGAGCGGTTTATATAAACTATCACTGGCGGATGCCAGACAGGAGCAAGCTACGCCTATTACCGTACTTGATGGCGTATTACAGGGTGATACCGCAACCCGTTACCTGCGCCCAACATTATATGACATGCTGGTACAGCGTGCCTTTGATTTTTATTTGAGCGATGAACCGGCACTAACCAAACCCCGATTGCCATTTTCTCTGAATGATGCTGCATTTTTTGGTGATAGCCGCACATTCGCTGCTTTACCTGTAAAAACTACCGATACTGCTTCTACCTATTATCAGAGCATAAAATATTTGCAGCAGGCAACAAACTTTCATTTGCAAATGCACCAGGGTGAAGCTTTAGCCGATATCGATCTGCAGCGCCTGAAGTTTTTATACAGTAAGTCAACTGTGAATCATAAAGATTCATTATACCTGTCGGCATTAAAACAAATAGCCACCACATTTGCCAAAAAGCCCATAAGCGCAGAGGCATTGGTATTGCAGGGCCAATATTACCAGGGATTGGATAGCCTTACTATAGCTTATAACTATTTTAAACAAGCGGTATCAGCTTATCCGCAAAGCCTGGGGGGTAAAAATGCGGCGGTATTGATGAAAGGTATCGAACAAAAGGAAATATCGGCAACTGTTGAGAATATCAATATGCCCGGTAAACCATTGCTGGCCTTGCTGACCTATAAAAATATTACGTCGGCCAATGTGCTTGTTTACCGGTTATCCGCGGCACAATTACAGGATTATAACACCGGTGATACCATCAGCACCTTACCCAAATATCGCATCAACCTATTAAAGAAACTTAAAGCGGTGCAGAATCAGGATCTGAAATGGACCGATCCGGGTGATTTTCGCGGGCATTCGGTGGAGTTTAAACTCGGTGCATTAGCAGCGGGCAACTATGTGCTGTTGATAAAAGACGGTGCATCAGATGATGAAACATTAACCGGCTTAGCTGATTTCAGGATAAGCTCCCTAGCGTATACAGCAAGAAAGAATCCTGATAATAATATCGAGATCCGTGTTATGGACAGGGAAACAGGCAAGCCATTAAGCGGGGTGCAGGTTTCGATAAATGCTAAGGTTTCTACTTATGATAACAAAGCAAAAAATACTTACTGGACAGATCTGAACGACAGCGGGAATACTGATAGGGATGGCAAATTCATCTCCACCAAATACGCACGAATGAACGGCCTATCCATTAAATTTATTTTTAAGGGAGATACTTTAAGCGAACAATCAAAATATATTAATGGCGCTGAGGATAGAACTGATAATGACGACGAGCCGGAGGACAAAACCGTATTATTTACCGATAGGCAGATCTATCGCTCGGGGCAAACTATTTATTTTAAGGGACTGCAACTGCAAACTTTAAAAGGCAAAAGCAAAATAATGCCCGGTAAAGCAGAGGAAGTTGATTTTATGGATGTGAACAATAAGCAGGTGAGCTCATTACAGTTAACAACCAATGAGTTTGGCTCGTTCAGTGGTAGTTTCATCATCCCGCAGTCTATGCTGAATGGCGAAGTTCGTATAAAAACTGCTGATGGTGATATTAATGTGCAGGTCGAGGAATACAAACGCCCAACTTTCCAGGTGGAGTTTTTGCGGGTTAAGGAAAGCTATAAGCTTAATGATTCGGTAACGGTAAAGGGTAAGGTAACTGCATTTTCAGGTTATGGTTTATCGCAGGCCAGGGTGACTTATCATATCACCCGATCGCAAAATATAAGGTTTATGCCTTACAAGCGCGGTGTGCCATACCGGTATAATTATAATAATCCAACAACCGAGATAAAGGCTGATACCATATTAACCGATAACCAGGGAAATTACAGCATAAAATTTAAAGCTATACCCGGCGAAAGTGCCAGTGCTGAGAATTATAACTACACCATAAATGCCGATGTTACCGATGAAAGCGACGAAACCCACTCCGGGCAAACCACGGTAACCATAGGCAATAATGATATAAAGATCATTGATAATATACCTGCCCGGGCTTTTGCAAAGGATACTTATAAAGTACCGGTAAGTATCAGTAATCTGAATAATCAGCCTGAAAAAGGAGAGATCAAGGTTGAGATATATGCATTAAAGAATCCTGACCAGTTATTTATTAACAGGTTATGGACAACGCCGGATAAGTATCTTTTAAGCAAAGCTGATTTTAAGGCTAATTTCCCCGATTATGCTTACGGCAATGAAGACAATGAGGCCACCTGGCCACGCGCGCAGCTCATCAGCAGTGTAAATTTAAAAACGGATACCGGTAAACGGGATAGTATTAGCTTAGATCAGCTCAGGAAACAGGCATCGGGCATTTACCAGGTGGTGATAAGCGCGCGGAACGAAAAAGGCGATACCACCTCAATTACAAAGTATGTAACCCTTATGGCTGATCCGCCAAAGGCAAGCAATACAAATGAATGGGTAGTGCCTGTACTAAACTCGGTAAAACCCGGCAGCAATGCAGAGTTTTTGGTTGGGCTGAATCAAAAAATAAACGTGTTGATGGAATATTACAACGGGGCAAAGCTCATTTCATCAAAATGGATAACTATTGATAATGGGCAGCAAAACATAAAAGTGCCGGTAGCCGCTGCTGATAAAAACCCGGCAGTTCAGTTCCTGACCGTTTATCATAACCGGATCTATAGCAGCTATCAAAAAATATACATTACCAATCCGGATAATAACCTGAAGGTCAAATTCCTCACCTTTAATAATAAGTTAGAGCCCGGTCAGGCGGAGCAATGGAAGCTACAGGTAAGCGGTGCGAATAATGAAAAACTGGCTACTGAAATGGTGGCATCGCTGTATGATGCATCATTAGATGATATTGCCCCCAGTCAAAATTGGAGCCATGCGCTGGATCCATCTCAAAAATATCAGCCCAATTATTTTGCATGGAATAGCTATGAATTTGTAAATGCATTAAATACAATGCCTGTAAGCTATGCGAACTTTAATTATAGTACCATAAGCCGGGATTATGAACAGCTAAACCTTTTTGGCTATGATTATTATGGGAATTACAATAATGGTTACCGTCAATATCAGCAACGGCTACAGGCAGATAATGAATTACGGGAAGATTATTTGAAAAATGCTCAATTGGTGAAAAATGGGTATGATATAAGCGGCTATGTTAGGGAAGGTAGTGGCGGCCCGGGATTGGCGGGGGCATCGGTAACTATTAAAGGTACAAGTATAGCTACTACAACAAATTCTGTAGGTTATTTTAAGATACGGGTGCCAATTAATGGTACGTTGGTGTTTACCTATGTTGGTTACTTAAAACAGGAGATAGCCACCTCGAAAACCGGAATTTTAAACTTAAAATTAGCTCAGGACGGAAGTGGATTAAACGAGGTAGTTGTTGTAGGTTATGGCGTACAAAAAAGTATAGTGGTAAACGGTCCGGTTGGTAATGCTAATAAGATCATGATACGTGGCACCAGTTCCCAATTGGCAGAAGTTGCCCTAAATGGCAAAGTTGCCGGTGTACAGGTTGTAAATGATTATGGCGACCAGGCTTTTAAAGCTGATACATCGGAATTCAAGGCCAGCCCATATAAGCAGAGGCAGCCCATCATCCGCAAAAATTTTAATGAAACGGCCTTCTTTTACCCGCAATTACGTACAAATGATAAAGGAGAGATACTGATAGATTTTATTATCCCCCAATCACTCACTAAATGGCGTTTCGAGGCATTTGCACATACACAGCAACTGCAAACCGGCTATATCGAAAATGAAATAGTCACCCAAAAACAACTGAGCATAAACGCCAATATGCCGCGCTTTTTGCGTGAGGGTGATACGCTTACAGTATCGGCCAGGTTAGCAAACTTAACGGCAGGCGACCTGAAAGGTAAAGTGACCATACAACTGTTTAATGCCTTAACCATGCAGCCGGTTAACCTGTTGCTGAACCCGGCAGATAGCACCAAGCAGGTTGAAATAGGAGCGAACATGAACAAAGGTGTATCCTTTAAACTGGTAGTTCCGCAAGGTTTGGATGCTTTAACCTACCGCCTTACTGCCGATGCTGGTAATTATAGTGATGGCGAGGAAAATACCCTGCCTGTTTTACCAAACAGAATGCTGGTAACCGAATCAATGCCAATGATGGTGAGGGCAGGAAAAACCAGCGATTATACTTTTGATAAACTGATCAACAATACCAGCACAACCCTGAAAAGTAAAACACTTACGCTGGAATATACTCAAAACCCGGCCTGGTATGCCGTACAGGCGCTGCCGTATATGATGGAGTTCCCGTATGAGTGTTCGGAGCAGGTGTTTAGCCGTTATTATGCCAATAGTTTGGCTACCAGTTTGGTAAACCATATGCCGGTAATAAAACGGGTGTTCGATCAATGGAAGAATACCAATAGCACGGAGCTATTATCAAACCTGGAAAAGAACCAGGATCTAAAATCAACCTTGCTGGAAGAAACACCATGGCTGCAGGATGCTGCAAACGAATCTGAACAAAAGAAACGAATCGCTTTGCTTTTCGATCTTAATAAAATGAGTAATGAAATGCAGCTGAATTTAGATAAACTGCAAAAAAGGCAATTGCCGGATGGCGGTTTCACCTGGTTTGCAGGCGATCAGGCCGACAGGTATATCACCCAGCATATTATAGCAGGGATAGGGCAGTTGTTCCATCTAAATATCGCCACGGAAAAAGACCAGGAACTGAAAGAAATAAGTGATAAAGCCATCCAATATCTCGATGATCAATTAGTGACTGATGATAAGGCAGCCAAGAAATTACCAAGGTATGAAACACGTGGATTAGGTTCGACAGAAATACATGCCTGGTATGCCCTTAGTTATTATACAGGCAAGCAAATGAGCACGGCAGTAAAAAGCGCTTTTAATAACTATTTGAACCGTGCTGCAAAGCAATGGGTATCGCAAAGTATTTATGAGCAAGGATTAATAGCCTTGACCATGCAGCGTAATGGCAAGCCATTGGTTGCACAGGCCATCATTAAATCGCTAAAGGAAACTGCGCAGCAATCAGATGATCTGGGTATGTGCTGGGCTAGAAATACTTATGGCTATTTCTGGTATCAATCGCCTATTGAAACTCAAAGTTTAATGATTGAGCTGTTTACCGAAGCAGGTAATAACCAAAAATCAGTTGAGGAAATGAAGATCTGGCTGCTGCGCAGCAAACAAACCAGCGACTGGAAAACTACCAAGGCAACAGCTGCCGCCTGCTATGCTTTGTTAATGAAACAGGATGATTGGTTGTCGCCTAATTCATCATCAGCAATTACCTTAGGTGGTAAACCACTTGAAGAATTAAAACCCGATATTAAGGCCGATGCCGGTACTGGTTATATTAAAACCAGTTGGGCCGATGAGCAAATAAAGCCTGCTTATGGTAAAGTGGAGATAAAGAATAATGGCAAATCCATCAGCTGGGGAGCGCTGCACTGGCAATATCTGGAACAACTGGATAAGATAACGCCATCAAAAACTGACATTCATATTGACAGGAAGTATTTTATTGTTAAACAAACAGATGGCGGTCCTGTACTTACCGCGGTTGATGCTACACATCAACCCAAAACAGGCGACTTGCTAAAGGTGGTTGTTTACCTGCAATCGGGCCGTGATTTTGAGTACGTACAGTTAAAAGATATGCGCCCCGCAGGTACCGAACCGGTTGACGCATTGTCGGCCTATAAATACCAGGACGGCCTGTACTATTACCAGGTAACAAAGGATGTAGCCACTAACTTTTTCATCAGCTATTTAAAAAAAGGGAATTATGTGTTTGAATACCAGTTGCGCGTTGCCCAACCGGGTGATTTCTCAACCGGGATAGCCACTGTACAAAGCATGTATGCCCCTGAATTTAACGCGCATAGCGAAGGTGAAAGAATAATATTCACAGCCCCAAAAGCGTTATAA